CCATGTGGTATTAGTAGCTATTTAGTCCCTTTAAACATAATTCAGTCCATATAAGTTAAGCTGCCATGTTAAATAATGTTTATCTGATATACAGTATGATATCCAAATGAAATAGTTTTTATTATAGATTACACAGGATATGCTACAAAATAATCAAAGTAGACGTGTACGCTcactttcaaactgtaaacatacTTGTTTTCGAATGTATAGTAAGTTTTATAATAAGTGACTGCTTACCTGACACGTGTGATAGGATTACACCAACATCAATGCCTCCCACACCTGCAATGCTCTCCCGTGGAATATTGACTGCAGCGCAATCTTCTTCTGCTGTTAATTGCAGCGATGTTGATGGTCCTCCACTGTAGccgctctctctctgtttatgaGAGCTAACTTTGACTTAGTACGACGTTTTATATCCTAGTATCTTTTTCTACATTCTGACCAAGTCCGTTTAACAGTTGAAGTGGAATTTATTCTTTTTGCAACCTCTTgccaagggaagtaatattaaaactttacaatgcattagtaagacctcatctagaatattgtgttcagttctggtcacctcgttacaaaaaggatattgctgctctagaaagagtacaaagaagagcaaccagaattatcccgggttgtaaaggcatgtcgtatgcagacaggctaaaagaattgaatctattcagtcttgaacaaagaagactacgctatgatctgattcaagcattcaaaattctaaaaggtattgacaatgtcaatcctGGGGACTttctcgacctgaaaaaagaaacaaggaccaggggtcacaattagataaaggggcattcagagcagaaaataggaggcacttttttacacagagaattgtgagagtctggatccaactccccagtaatgttgttgaagctgacaccctgggatccttcaagaagctgcttgatgagattctgggatcaataagctactaacaaccaaacgagcaagatgggacgactggcctcctctcgtttgtaaactttcttatgttacaCCAACCTCCCTGGACCTCTTGTATCAGCAGTCTTCTGGCCTCCCTGGACCTCTTGTATCAGCAGTCTTCTGGCCTCCCTGGACCGACAAGCTGTGGGTGCCGTCTACAAAGCCACTCCTGCTCCCCTTCATCCATGGCTTCTGTATCTGCTGCAGAGATGTTCCCCTGTTGAGGTGGTAGGGGTGTCCCATGGGTTAGCGCTATGTTGTGTAGAACACAGCAGGCTAGGAACATCCTACACACCTTTTGGGGGATATACTGTAGGGCTCCACCAAAATCATCCAAACATGGGAAACACATTTTGAGCACAAACACCGCTCGCGACATTCTGTGTGGTTATATAAGCAGCGTTGCTTGCCTTCTCTGCAGCAGACACTGGACAGGTGTCATAAGCCATGGTCTCAGGGGATATGCACTGTCTCCTGTATGGAGAGAGCATTGTTGTGTTTATATGTTTTTAGGGTAATGATGGTATAGGTAGAGCCAGTGGGAATGCATGTATTTTGAGTGATGAGTTTTCCAGACTCAAATGCAGAGTCTGGACTGATACCAGATGTACGCATCGTGAGCCCCCCCTCCCCGAAACTGTGCCAGGAAATTGAAAATGCGACCCGTCGTAAGTAGTTGTCCTTGCGGTTCTTAAAAGCTGTTTCCTCCACCCCTGCAGGTGCCCGGATAGCGACATGGGTCCAATCAATGGCACTTACTATGCGAGGCAGGTGCACGATTTGATAAAAACCTGCATTATCTCCTCCCAGTCTGCTCGGGTACTGGGAATTTAATTTGTTCTCCAGCACGTTGCACAATGCGGTTATAAACAGGTCAAGGTGTCACAGGGTGACTTaatgtttataatttatttttttgttttttagcactTTTATTATAGGTATTTTAAAGCACATCATAGGATTATTGTATTAGTTTTATACTAAAGGAAATGAAAGTTTAGGAACCATTTGATTGCGAATAACAACCACGTTTATAATATACAAATGTTTTGGGAGACTTTCACGATATGATTGGacgtttgttaattgttttgtagcTGCCAGAGGTACACACAGTAAGACTGCACGAGTTATTTGAGTGAGTTGTTTTGAgcacgttttataaaatgttatattggTTTGGTATTTTAAGTTCGATTTTGTTTGACTTGGAGTGAATTGtatgcattacatttttattattatgatagtATGTAcacgtttttttattatattaaattcGGTCTTACCTTGTGTCTTGGTATGAAACGGCGTCTAGGCTGGGAAGGAGCTGAGAGCGAGTGATGTCACTTCCAGTGGGAGGTTTTAAGCAATTTCCGCAatgatgctgggaaatgtagtttgtataAATACTGTTAATGGGTCTTGCCAATTGATTCGCTCTGGATAGTTAAGGGAGGAGTTTGATGGATATAAAAGAGCGGAGATAGAGACAACGGGCAGAACTGCCAGAGACAGGGAGTGTGCCACAGAAGAGAGCCAGAGAACCAGAGAGACAGCAGAGGAGAGCTGCAAGAGCCACAGGAGTCCCCGAGTGAGCAGAGATGTGGAGAACAGAGACTGGGATCCAAGAGGAATCTTCAAGACTAAATGTATTAGTAGAACAAGCAGGCTGTACTGGAGAGTGGACTCGGACCAAAAGAGTGCAGTTTAAAAGGGAAGTAGCCGGACCACTTTTAATGATTAGTACATTGCCTAATAGGGTTTATGACCCGCTTGCTGTTTAGGGACCCTAGTGCACCTTTATATTTTCTCTGCTAGAgtgatacctgtgtttttaaaaggagataaACCCAATATTTGGTATTTGTCTGCAACTTGTAATTTATGGTTTTTGCACCTGTTCTATTGATATAAATATCTATGATAGAGAGTGGTAATTTTGggtgttgctttttaaattacCTGTGGCTATAGGTTGTGCTCTTAAATATATGGATTGGTATAGTTAACTATAAAGAAGTATATTTTAATCTCTGTTGGGGTGTTCTGTATACTGCATAATTGTGAGTCACtcagtgctgttgcttttttttctgtctccAGGGGGGGTGCCTGCCACATCCAGGGAGGAGCTTGGCACCAGTGTGGGGGGGTTACTAGCTACACCTTTTCCTGGAGAGGTTGATGAGGATCCAGTGGTGGCTATTGTGACTTTGGCCTGAAATTCATTTCTTTTGTATACTTTTGCACCCTAGCAAAGTAGtgggtgcttttattattttcttttgatactttgtgcactagtaaattggtgtgtgccttgtgtttttttaatttttatttttggtaacccCTGGTACTATAGAAATTGTattatcatattttaatgattttataaggataataaacattgtttattgCGAAATGGTACAACTGTCTGCCTTTCTTGTCATGGTTGATCTGTTCTGAGTTCCAACTGGTCATAATTACGAACCTGTGTTGTTTTTAGTGTTGCTAGGGTCCTAGTGCCCCATATATTTAGTCActaggtggcgtagttggctactgtTTGAATTTAAATCCCAAAAGAGTGTCCCGTGACATCTTACTTGGCGTAAGTCGGCAGGATCTTGACCACTGTATTGGAACTAGACAGGGTTGACATGACAACAGAGGGGACTTCGGTTGGACCGACAGGAATGGCTACTCCATTCTTTATAGGTGCACCTTGGGTCCCAAAATTTAAGGGCACGGGCTCAAATACTAGTTTTATGGAGTGGAAACAACAAATTCAGGCTATGTTGAAGGCTCAGGCTTGGACTATTGAGCAACGTTGTGATTTTTTGTTAAGCGCCTTGGAAGGAGATGCTAGGCGAGAGGTAGTAATTTTGGAGCCTGAGGATCAGTCCACCCCAGAGCTGATTTTTCGCCATTTAGAAGAGCTGTTTGGTGATAAAATCTCTATTGCCTCATTTCttcactggcttttaccatggcaatggaagtaatcattagggcatcaaaatgggtagtagtaggagagcgcttggcttctggaatgcgactaccaccaatttgagcatacatggatgacatgacaaccatgactacaacagtagcctgcactaatcgattattgggcaaattaaccaataacattgaatgggcacgaatgcaattcaagcccactaaatcaaggagcatctctataattaaaggcaaagtagtagataaaacattcttcattaatggtgaggcaataccaacagtgtctgagaagccagtgaagagtcttgggagatggtacgacggggatctaaaggacacagttcgtgtgggagaagttagacaacaagcagtggaagggttgaagagcatagacagctgcgctctaccaggtaaactaaaactctggtgctttcagtttggtctactgccgaggttgctgtggccactgactgtgtacgaggtttctttgacaacagtagagaagctggaagctttaatcagttcatacatcaggaaatggttgggagttccacgctgcctcagcagagtgggactttatggtaaaggaatactgcagctaccagtctctgctctaaccgaggagtttaagtgcgccaaggtcagactggaaatgacattagtagagtcacgcgataaatgcgtaagggaggcagcacctgtgttgaaaactggaagaaagtgggcggcaaagaaagctgtggaagatgcaaaggctgcccttcgaattggtgatatcatggggcaagttcagcatggaagagggggtcttggtttcagttcagctcctcctacatggcacaaggcagccccagcacaaaggaggaagctggtagtcaacgaggtgcaaaagcaggaggagaggatgaggtgtataaaggccatttcccaggccaagcagggagaatggatgagatgggagagtgtggaacgacgcaagattggctggcaagacctatggtcaatggaacagagcaggatcagtttcctcatcaggtcaacatatgatgttctcccatcaccacagaacctaaacctctgggtaggagaggatccctcatgtcctttgtgttcatcacctgcaacattaaggcacattttgacaggatgtaaggtggctcttagccaaggacggtttacttggcgccatgaccaggtgctgcgatgtttggccttagcattggaagacaagcgtaacatgaccaataagttgtcacctgttccatcaaaacattacacacaaaagacaacattcctccgtccaggagagcaaccaccaagaaaaggtgttaaaaccaattctcgcccaggacaactggaagctgctagagactggaaaatgctggcagatgttggtcaacggcttatttttccacctgagattgccaccactaaccttcgaccagatattgtcttgtggtctggatcagcacgccttgttcacttggtagagttaacagtgccatgggaggatgctgtagatgaggcgtatgagaggaagaaactgcggtatgctcaactagccactgaagcggaacagcgaggatggagagttcgggtttacccagtggaagtgggttgtcgaggatttgtggcacactctacaacccggtttctcagagacgtcggattcagtggccaagagttgcgtcgcacagtgaagaacttatctgaagcagcagagaggagcagcaactggctgtggttgagacggaaagattctggctggggatctcaagcacaatagaaagaaagaaacgctgatgtacaggtaagtaagctgggctgagttgagtaggggacggaggggggtgatgctgggacgccagaatcaccatcgagccctcttgaggtgtcgtgggctagtcgacgaaacactgaggatggaaggtgcccacttgaaaaccccagagatgtaccctacttggctcaatccagacggttgtcatgctgatgcgctggggaggccgcactttggttgatccccggagccagcatcgcagccgttgtgtgtgctgatgcgccagggaggcaaaataagctgatccctggagccagcattacacttcagccattaacaccagacagaaggatatctgcatcatcatatggaaggaaacgtaaatggatggagacacatatggatcacattagtttactgtaaagctacgttttagttggtgcttatcttggcgagagccgagttcaactcagcatgaagttttaacatctactctcgtgtaatggaaatcattacgcTCCATGTTTTTCGATTGCAGGCAGCGGCCAGGAGAGACTGTGCGGGCCTTTATGTTACGGTTAAGGGAACTAGCCCAGCGCCTGCAGCGTCGAGATCCCAGGGGCCTGGAACAAGTGGATCGGCTCCTTCGAGATCAGTTTCTTCTGCGCATGTATGAAGGGGATTTGCGCCAGGAATTGAAGCGCCAGGTGCGCCGAGATCCAGACCTCACTTTTGACCAGGTACGGAGGGAGGCGTTGTACCAGGAGGAAGACCAACAAGGTGAGGGATGGCAGACACCAGTTTGTTCTACCACAGGGAGACTGGGACTCTCTCATCGGGAACAGACAGATTGGAAACAGGAGCTACGGAAGGAACTACTGCAGGAGATGCATGACCAGATCTCAGATTTGGGAAAGACTCTGAGTGAAGAGCTGAGGCAAGGTTTTCGATCCCAGAGGACCAATTACATGGAACGCTTTTCCCAACATGGTAGGGAACCGTGGGGAGGGCCAGCTGCAAGTAGAGGACCAGCACCTGCAAGGCCGGTACGGGGAACACAGCCGCCAGTGGCAACCTCCGGGCCGGCATTCCAATGGGACAGTCAAGGTAGGCCTATCTGTTGCAAATGTGGTGAGAGCGGTCATATCTCACGTTACTGTAGAACAGACAATAACCGGAGACCCCCTGAATCTTCATCTGCGGTGGGGTTAGTGACAGGTGACCCTTCTCAGATCAAGCCCCATACGGTAGTAGGGGAGTGCCCTTATGTCCGTGTTCTTTTTGATGACAAGCCTGTAGACTGCTTATTGGATACAGGGTCGCAAGTTACTTTGATGACGGAAGATTTTTATCGTCGACTATTTCCGCAGCAACGAGTAGGAGCAAGAAGTGATGTTGGATGGCTTACTTTGCGCGCTGCGAATGGTTTAGAGATCCCTTATGTTGGATATGCCCTGATGGATATAACTGTGGGAGATGTTAAGTTGTCACAGCAGGGCGTAGTGATAGCTAAGGATGGCACTAGAGGAACTACAGATCCCCCGATTTTGGGAATGAATATTATTGGCTTATGCTGGAACACCTTGTTTTCAAACCCCCAGGGTCCAGCTGATTTTTTGTCAACCCAGCCGAGGAGGGCTTGTCAGGCCTGGGAGATTGCCTTTGAGGATTGTCGGCGGGTCCAAGCCTCTATGAAGACCTCGATACTACAGGGGACATTACGGCCAGCCTATAGAAACCCAGTGAAGGTCCCTGCTCAGAGCGAGGTAGTACTATGTGCTCGGGTGCCCTCATCATTGAGAGGAGGTCAGAGTGCTTTGGTGGAACCGTTAGATGCCCGGGATTCTGTTTGTGCAGCAAGAGCCTTGACAGTGGTACAGAAGGGGCGTGTACCAGTAAGAGTAAGGAACTTAAATCCTTTTCCTGTCTGCTTCTATCCGTATCAACAGATTGCTACTTTGTTCTGGGGGCTCCTTGAGGTCCGAGGGCCTGACATCCAGACATTGACGGAAGTGAGCCCAGGAGTAGTGGAGGTTGGAATGTGTCAGACAGCCCAAGAACCCAGTAAGGACCTGACGGCGCTGGAGGCATTGTCAATGGAGGGTAATGGGTTGTCAACATTTCAACAAAGGCAACTGTTGGCCCTATTGCAGAAGTGGGAAGGGGTCTTTGCTGCTCATGAGGAGGACTACGGGCGTACTGGAGTTGTAAGTCATGTGATCCCTACAGGGGATGCTGCCCCCATTAGAGAGCGATATCGACCTATACCCCCACTGTTGTACCAGGAAATGCGTGGTTTGCTGGAAGGAATGTTGACTTCTGGGATTATTAGAGAAAGCACAAGTCCATGGGCAGCACCAATTGTATTAGTCCGCAAGAAGGACGGAACCCTACGATTTTGTGTGGATTACCGCAAGTTAAATGCGGTGACCCACAGGGACCCACAAGTCTAAAGCCACTTACTATTCTACGATGGACCTGGCCAGtggatactggcaggttgagGTTGATGCACGGGATCGAGAAAAGACTGCCTTCAGTACGCCTGTGGGATTGTTTGAATTTGAAAGGATGCCCTTTGGGCTTTGTAATGCTCCAGCTACATTCCAACGTTTAATGCAAAGTTGTTTGGGTGGGTTGGTTTCTGAGTCTTTATTAGTCTATCTTGACGATGTGATTGTGTTTTCCCCAGATTTTGAAACTCACCTTACTGATCTGGAGGCTGTGTTCGAGAGATTGGCTAAGTATGGTTTAAAGTTACGGCCCGCCAATTGTGCTCTGTTTCGGGAGAGGGTGAAGTTTTTGGGACACTTGGTGAGTGCAGAGGGGGTGGCACCAGATCCTGACAAGGTGGCTAGTGTTCAGGATTGGGTGGCACCTAAGACTGTCCGTCAGGTGAGGTCTTTCTTAGGTTTCGTTGGGTATTACCGCCGTTTCATTGAGGGATTTGCATGTCTTGCCAGACCATTGCATGCATTATTGGTAGGAACCTCCAATAAGGGAAAAAGACATTCTGGTCCTGTGAACTGGACCCCAGCATGTGAACAGGCTTTTAAGGTCCTGAAACACAAACTGATCCAAGCACCTATACTTGCCTTCGCGGATTTTACTCTGCCCTTTCGATTATATACTGATGCCAGCAAAGGGGGGTTAGGGGCAGTGCTGGCCCAAGAGCAATGAGGTAAAGAAAGGGCTGTGGCATATGCAAGTAGGAGCTTGCTTCCAGCGGAACGTAATGATGCAAATTACAGCTCTTTTAAGATAGAATTGCTCGCTCTTAAATGGGCAGTAACAGAAAAGTTTAAAGATTATCTTTGGGGAGCTGTTTTTACGGTATTTACAGACAATAACCCACTCGTGCATTTACAGACTGCTAAATTGGGGGCAGTGGAACAGCGCTGGGCCGTACAATTGGCTAATTATCATTATGATCTGAAGTACAGACCCGGGAGGGAAAATGTAAATGCAGATGTACTGTCCCGATTACCATTGCAGGGAGATCATGATGGATTAGTGCATTTTGTAGACCCAGGGGTAATAACTGTTTCTTGTAATACCCAGCAGTCTATTTGGGATCCACACTACTGGAGGGAGTTACAAGACAAGGATCAAGTCTGTATACGGGTACGGAGGTATGTGGAATGAGGAGAACCACCTACAGTCGTGGAACGGACCGAGGAAACAGTAGAAGTTATTAGGCTTTTGCGTCAATGGTCTCTGCTACAGTTAAGAGATGGCGTGATAGTGCGGTGTGTACAAGATCCGGCAACGCAAGAGGTATACTTGCAGGTTTTTGTTCCTTTGCAGCATCGTCGGGCAATCTGGGAAGTGTACCATGTTCGGTCAGGACACCTAGGGGTGGATAAGACTCAGTCCGTCCTTCGCCGGAGCTTTTATTGGCCCCAGATGGAGAGGGATGCTACGCAATGGATGGCGAGTTGCGAGCGGTGTGTTCTACGGAAGGCACGATTGGAAGGTAGGGCCCCACTGGTGCCAATTGTCACCAAAGCCCCATTGGAAGTCCTTGCAGTAGATTACTTGACTTTAAGTAGGCCAAATGATACTTACCAGTACATTTTAGTCGCCACCGATTTGTTTACCAAGTATGCTTGGGCTATTCCTACACGAGACCAGACTGCCGTTACAACTGCTAGAGCCTTGTGGCAATACATTATTCAGCCATTCGGACGCCCAGAGAGGTTACATTCTGACCAAGGGGCAAATTTTGAGTCTAATTTAATTAAAGCCCTTTTTCATTATTACGGCTGTAAGAAAAGCCATACTACCCCATACCATCCACAAGGGAATGGTGCTTgtgaacgatttaatcagactcTGCTAAGTCTATTGGGTATGTTGGAAGTAGAGCAACAGGCACGGTGGGTCCAACATTTGCCAGAAAGGGTACAGGCTTATAACAATACTATACATGCCTCCACAGGATATACCCCCTTTTTCCTGATGTTCGGGCGTAATGCACGACTCCCTGTTGAAATGACATTGGGTGTTTGGAATGGAAGGGAACGAGTAACCACCGAGGAATGGGTTCAGCAGCATCATGAGTGGTTAGCACTGGCCTATGAAAAAGCAGGGGAGCAAGTAAGGAAGGCCAGTGCTAGAGGTAAACAGCGGTATGATCGGGGTACACAGGCCTTGTTGTTGTTGCCAGGGGAGAGGGTATTGGTGCAGAACAGTCGATCTAGAGGGCAAGGAAAACTGGCTGACCGTTGGGATGGCCAGCCTTATGTTGTTGTAGAACCAGCCATGGAGGGAGGGCCAA
This region of Acipenser ruthenus unplaced genomic scaffold, fAciRut3.2 maternal haplotype, whole genome shotgun sequence genomic DNA includes:
- the LOC131727711 gene encoding uncharacterized protein LOC131727711, whose protein sequence is MFFDCRQRPGETVRAFMLRLRELAQRLQRRDPRGLEQVDRLLRDQFLLRMYEGDLRQELKRQVRRDPDLTFDQVRREALYQEEDQQGEGWQTPVCSTTGRLGLSHREQTDWKQELRKELLQEMHDQISDLGKTLSEELRQGFRSQRTNYMERFSQHGREPWGGPAASRGPAPARPVRGTQPPVATSGPAFQWDSQGRPICCKCGESGHISRYCRTDNNRRPPESSSAVGLVTGDPSQIKPHTVVGECPYVRVLFDDKPVDCLLDTGSQVTLMTEDFYRRLFPQQRVGARSDVGWLTLRAANGLEIPYVGYALMDITVGDVKLSQQGVVIAKDGTRGTTDPPILGMNIIGLCWNTLFSNPQGPADFLSTQPRRACQAWEIAFEDCRRVQASMKTSILQGTLRPAYRNPVKVPAQSEVVLCARVPSSLRGGQSALVEPLDARDSVCAARALTVVQKGRVPVRVRNLNPFPVCFYPYQQIATLFWGLLEVRGPDIQTLTEVSPGVVEVGMCQTAQEPSKDLTALEALSMEGNGLSTFQQRQLLALLQKWEGVFAAHEEDYGRTGVVSHVIPTGDAAPIRERYRPIPPLLYQEMRGLLEGMLTSGIIRESTSPWAAPIVLVRKKDGTLRFCVDYRKLNAVTHRDPQV